AAGCATCTTTTGCACCTTCCAAAGTTAACAATTGGGGATAAGTACTCTTATGGTTTGCGGTATCACTTCCAACAGGCTTCCCAATAATTTGCTGATTGCCGACCAAATCTAGAATATCATCTTGTATTTGAAATGCAAGACCAAGGTGATGGGAAAAAAGTGAGAGATGATCAAATTGGCTTTGACTTGACCTCGCCATAATAGCCCCAGCTACCACGCTAAACCTGAGCAGCTTACCCGTTTTATGGATATGTATATACTCAAGCTCCTCAAGAGAGAGTTTCTTACCTTCTCCTTCCATATCCGCAACTTGACCGCCTACCATTCCTTCTGTCCCCGCCGCTTTTGCCATTTCGATCACTAGCTTTAGCTTTGTATCGGCCGAAGCAAATTCATTTGCAAGCTTACTAATCACTTCGAAACTATAGGTTAATAAGGCATCACCAGCTAAAATAGCAATGGCATCACCAAATACCTTATGATTGGTCGGTTTTCCTCTCCTTAAATCGTCATTGTCCATACTCGGCAAGTCATCATGGATTAAGGAGTAGGTATGAATCATTTCAATCGCAGCCGCAACTGGCACTCCTTTTTTTGGGTCTATTCCAAACGCGTCCAATGTTGCAAATAGCAATAGGGGACGGATTCTTTTGCCGCCTGCTTCAAGAGAATAAATCATGGATTCCTTGATAACAGAAGGAGCATCAAGCTTTTCAACCAGTGCACGAAGTTCCCAATCAAGCAGTTGCTTATATTCTTGTTGAAATGCGTCTAGTAACCCGGTTTTCAAGTCTTATTCCTCCTCGTCAATAGAAAAACTTTCCGTACGTCCATCCTCCGTTATGATTTGCGTAAGTTGTTCTTCCACACTTTTCAATTTATCATGACATAGTTTTGAAAGTTCCATACCGTCTTTATAGAAAAGAATCGCCTCTTCTAATGGAACGTCGCCTTCTTCAAGCTTATCCACAATTTGTTCCAGTTTCTTCATTGCCTCTTCAAAGGTTAATTTTCTTTCATTGGTCACTAATTTCTCTCTCCTTTATATTCTCCACATTACAGAAAAGACTCCCATCCGTTAATTGAATCTGAACATGCTCGTTTACTTTTACTTGTTTTACACTTTTCACAAGAATGTTTTCTTCTGTATAAGCCAAACTATAACCGCGCTCCATTATTTTCAATGGACTCAATGCTTGTAAGGTTGAAAGAATTCGGTCAAAGTTG
The DNA window shown above is from Neobacillus sp. WH10 and carries:
- a CDS encoding exodeoxyribonuclease VII small subunit, which produces MTNERKLTFEEAMKKLEQIVDKLEEGDVPLEEAILFYKDGMELSKLCHDKLKSVEEQLTQIITEDGRTESFSIDEEE
- a CDS encoding polyprenyl synthetase family protein; protein product: MKTGLLDAFQQEYKQLLDWELRALVEKLDAPSVIKESMIYSLEAGGKRIRPLLLFATLDAFGIDPKKGVPVAAAIEMIHTYSLIHDDLPSMDNDDLRRGKPTNHKVFGDAIAILAGDALLTYSFEVISKLANEFASADTKLKLVIEMAKAAGTEGMVGGQVADMEGEGKKLSLEELEYIHIHKTGKLLRFSVVAGAIMARSSQSQFDHLSLFSHHLGLAFQIQDDILDLVGNQQIIGKPVGSDTANHKSTYPQLLTLEGAKDALRNQINMSKEYLKKTGLNTNLLREIADLVATRDH